Below is a window of Desmonostoc muscorum LEGE 12446 DNA.
TATCACGAAATAGCCAGGAAGCTTTCAACTCTTCGTACTCGTTGAGCGGTTGTTGATCTATGGGAACTGGGCAATTTGAAACCGAAGACCGAATCATGTTGGCTTACCCCCACCCTCATCAGATTCTGGAAGGGAAATACGTTCTGCATGAATCCAGAACGCTTCTAAATTATAAAACTCGCGTTCCTTGGGCATCATGATGTGAACGATGACTTCACCGTAGTCTTGTAGTACCCAACTGCCCTCGGCTTTTCCTTCTGTCCTCAAGGGGCGTCGTTGTAATTCAGTTTCGACTTTTGCTTCAATTGCTTGAGCGATCGCCCTTACCTGTACCCTAGAATAACCAGTCATCATCACAAAGTAATCTGCTAGATAAGATACGTCTGCTACTCTGAGCAATAAAATATCACCAGCTTTGCGATCTGATGCAGCAACAGCTATCATTGCAGCTAATTTTCCGCTTGCTTCTTCTATTTGGGTGGGGTTTCTCAGCACACTCTTCGTCAGTGGGACAGATTGTAATGGGAAATTTCCTTGGAAATAATCAGTCATTAAACCTCAGGTGCTTTCTTCCTTTTGAAACAATTGTTTACATTTACTTAACAAATAACAAACAATTGATCTGAAAATGTGTCAATGGGTTTTTTTGAATACTAACAAAAAAACAGGTGTCTATGGAGGCTAGCTTGAAAAAGGGAGTAGGGAATGGGGAGTAGAAAGGAGGGTAAGAAACGTTTTTTATGTTTGGTTACAAGATTTTCCCGCGATTGACTGTCTTGAAAGAGGGACTGGGGACTGGGAAAAGAATATTTTCATGCCATCGTTGTGTGATTGCTGATGCGATCGTCTAGCTTGAAAATAGGAATTAGAAATTAGGGCGCGATTCGTTCTCGCCTTTATGGGGATATTCGGAATTTTGGTTTGCAGGACTAGACTTTAGGCTGGCTATTACAACTTACGATACAAGAGAGCGCACTCGTGCCCGATCTGCCAAAAGTCTGATTGGCATAAATGTACCAGTAGGTGTTTGGGGATACTAAAGCAACCTTATTATATTAAGTAAAAAAATTCATATTCCCACGCCTTGAATGAAGTGAAGCCGTGGGATTTTTGATTCAATACCAATTCAGCTAAAAGCTTGCTTCAGTATTGTTATTTTTTAAGTAAGATTGAATACAATCAAATTTTCTGTGATTGAGATTTTGACATCAACTCTACTGAAAGCGCAAATATAGAACCTAACTGCACTGTCGTAGATTACACTTCTTGTTTGGTAATTATTGTCGAGTGAATTGCTCTACGATCTGCTATTAATGAGTAACACAAGGATTCATATTGATTTAAAGCTTGCTCAAAAGCATACTGCTCAACGGCATATTGGCGACTTTTATAACCTAGAGTTTTAACTTTTTCGGGGTTTTGATACAAGTTTAAAATTGCCATTGCTAAAGCTTGGGGATCTTCTGGAGGAACGATAACTCCGCCACCACTTTGCTTGATAGCCCTTGCTGCGGTACCGTTATCAGGGACAGAGGCGACTAAAGCGCGTCCACTAGCAAGTAGCACTTGAATTTTTGACGGCATATTGAAGGATATAACATTTTTCTTTTGCACCACCAAACCAACATCCGCGGCTGCTAACATCTGTGGTAAATTTTTCCGGGGTTGAAATGGCAGTAGCAAAACATTATCTGCACCGCAGTCTAAACATTCCTGTTGCAATCGCTGTAAACCTTTTGCCTCTCCGACGATGACAAAGGCAATATCTGGGATGTGGCGCAACATAGAAGCAGCTTTGACAACGCTTTCTAAGCCTTGGGTGAGGGCAATGTTACCAGAATACAGGACTACAAATTTATCATTCAGGTTGTGTGTCGTGCGGAAAGGGTTATTTTTTTGAGGCAAGGGGCGGATAAAATTAACATCAACCCAGTTAGGAATTTGCACAATTTTGTCAGCTTCTACGCCCTTAGAACGCAAATTTTCCACAAATCCATCGGCGATGACGCTAATTTTACTAGCACTGCGGTAAGCAAATTTTTCCAATAATGTAAACAACTGGATGAGCAATTTATTTTTAAGTAGACCGACGTGAACAGCTGCTTCTGGTAATATATCTTGTAGATTCAAAACCACAGGGCAAGCACGTAACCATCCTAAAAGAGCAACTGGTACACAGCTTGGTAGGGATGGCGAGGTTGAGAGAATAACATCTGGACGCCAACCGATGAGGGCAGGTACAAAACTAGTCACAACGAAACTAGCATCTAGCAACACTCGATCTAGTAGATTGGGTTGTGGACGAATCCAAACGTAACTACGTTGGATTTCAACGCCATTTTTGTATTCGGTGAGATACCACTTGCCCCGATATTCCTGGTAAATTTGACGTTCAGGGTAGTTAGGCATAGCAGTAACTACGCGCACTTGGTGTCCCCGCTTTACTAGTCCCTCTGCTAATTCTGTCATTAGTGGGGCAATACCAATTGGCTCTGGATGATAGTTGTAGGAGTAAATTAAAATTCGCATAGAAAATTAGTCTCAAGTGCCCGGGTTTTTTATTTAATGACAATACTTGTCTTAAATATCTCTGGGAGGTTGAAATATCCTATATTTAATTGTGGCTTCCGAGTCTCTTGATGTCAGGGATTTTTCTTAAAGATTGAGTAAATTTTGATATTAAATCCTTACGGAGTGTGCGAATAATATTGACTATTTAATACACAATTTAAAATGTTTATTTATAATTGGTACGTAAGTAAAAACCCTGGAATTTATGATATTCATACCAGTATTTCACAATAACAGTGATTGAATGAGCGATCGCCCTTGTATTTTCTCTTTTTTTGCTGGTTCAGGTTTCCTGGATTTAGGTTTTGAAACCAGTGGTTTTAACATTGTTTATGTTAATGAAATTTTTTCCCCATTCATGGCAGCATACCGCTATTCACGGCAGGCTCTCAATCTAGGGTTG
It encodes the following:
- the rsfS gene encoding ribosome silencing factor; protein product: MTDYFQGNFPLQSVPLTKSVLRNPTQIEEASGKLAAMIAVAASDRKAGDILLLRVADVSYLADYFVMMTGYSRVQVRAIAQAIEAKVETELQRRPLRTEGKAEGSWVLQDYGEVIVHIMMPKEREFYNLEAFWIHAERISLPESDEGGGKPT
- a CDS encoding glycosyltransferase family 4 protein; protein product: MRILIYSYNYHPEPIGIAPLMTELAEGLVKRGHQVRVVTAMPNYPERQIYQEYRGKWYLTEYKNGVEIQRSYVWIRPQPNLLDRVLLDASFVVTSFVPALIGWRPDVILSTSPSLPSCVPVALLGWLRACPVVLNLQDILPEAAVHVGLLKNKLLIQLFTLLEKFAYRSASKISVIADGFVENLRSKGVEADKIVQIPNWVDVNFIRPLPQKNNPFRTTHNLNDKFVVLYSGNIALTQGLESVVKAASMLRHIPDIAFVIVGEAKGLQRLQQECLDCGADNVLLLPFQPRKNLPQMLAAADVGLVVQKKNVISFNMPSKIQVLLASGRALVASVPDNGTAARAIKQSGGGVIVPPEDPQALAMAILNLYQNPEKVKTLGYKSRQYAVEQYAFEQALNQYESLCYSLIADRRAIHSTIITKQEV